One window from the genome of Phycisphaerales bacterium encodes:
- the ald gene encoding alanine dehydrogenase: MIVGVPTEVKPDEYRVGLMPVGVDLLIRDGHDVVIQAGSGLGIGFEDSAYENVGATIAKTAEEVWAKADMIVKVKEPQPIEWPHMREGQVVFTYFHFAADRDLTLACLDQKICAVAYETLEAPGLNGKPTLPLLTPMSEIAGRMATQEGAKYLERPQQGRGVLLGGVPGVEPGKVLVLGGGVVGTNAAKIASGMGADVIIMDIDLDRMRYLEDVMDDNVTTIYSDPHAIRKYLRWADLVIGAVLLPGAKAPNLVTREDLKIMPEGAVIVDVSIDQGGCVETSRVTTHGQPTYIIDGVVHYCVGNMPGAVARTSTHALNNATIPWARRLAKVGPHEIAARDAGFAMAINCDDGRLLNRPVAEAHDLEVATA, encoded by the coding sequence ATGATCGTTGGCGTCCCGACCGAGGTCAAACCAGACGAATACCGCGTGGGCCTGATGCCGGTTGGCGTCGACCTGCTCATCCGCGACGGCCACGACGTCGTCATCCAGGCCGGCTCGGGTCTGGGCATCGGCTTCGAGGATTCGGCCTACGAGAACGTGGGCGCCACCATCGCCAAGACGGCCGAAGAAGTCTGGGCCAAGGCCGACATGATCGTGAAGGTCAAGGAGCCCCAGCCCATCGAGTGGCCCCACATGCGCGAGGGGCAGGTGGTGTTCACCTACTTCCACTTCGCCGCCGATCGCGACCTGACGCTGGCCTGCCTCGACCAGAAGATCTGCGCCGTCGCCTACGAGACGCTCGAGGCGCCTGGCCTCAACGGCAAGCCCACCCTCCCGCTGCTGACGCCCATGAGCGAGATCGCCGGCCGCATGGCGACCCAGGAGGGTGCCAAGTACCTCGAGCGCCCCCAGCAGGGCCGCGGCGTGCTGCTGGGCGGCGTGCCGGGTGTTGAGCCCGGCAAGGTCCTCGTGCTCGGCGGCGGCGTCGTGGGCACCAACGCGGCCAAGATCGCCAGCGGCATGGGCGCCGACGTCATCATCATGGACATCGACCTCGACCGCATGCGCTACCTCGAGGACGTGATGGACGACAACGTCACGACCATCTACAGCGATCCGCACGCCATCCGCAAGTACCTGCGCTGGGCCGACCTGGTCATCGGCGCCGTGCTGCTGCCGGGCGCGAAGGCGCCGAACCTCGTCACCCGCGAAGACCTCAAGATCATGCCCGAGGGCGCGGTCATCGTCGACGTCTCGATCGACCAGGGCGGCTGCGTCGAGACCAGCCGCGTGACGACCCACGGCCAGCCCACCTACATCATCGACGGCGTCGTGCACTACTGCGTGGGCAACATGCCCGGCGCGGTCGCCCGCACCAGCACGCACGCGCTCAACAACGCGACCATCCCCTGGGCCCGCCGCCTGGCGAAGGTCGGTCCGCACGAGATCGCCGCCCGCGACGCCGGCTTTGCGATGGCCATCAACTGCGACGACGGCCGCCTGCTGAACCGCCCCGTCGCCGAGGCCCACGACCTGGAAGTCGCCACGGCCTGA